The Puniceicoccaceae bacterium genome contains the following window.
CGCTCAAGCGTCACTTCCAGTTGGATCGCTTTCGCTCACCTCAGCGTGAGATCATCCAGAGCATTCTCGACGGGAAACCCACCCTCGTCATCATGCCCACGGGTGGGGGCAAGAGCCTGTGCTACCAGCTACCCGCCATGCTGCTTCCAGGCGTCACACTGGTCATTTCTCCCTTGATCGCGCTCATGAAGGATCAGGTGGACGCGTTGCAACAGCGCGGGATTCCCGCCGCCATGATCAACAGTTCGCAAAGTTGGCCCGAGCAGCGCTCCATCCTCGAGTCCCTTAAACGCAAGGAACTCAAGCTGCTCTACGTCGCGCCCGAACGATTTCGGGCACAATCCTTTGTCGATGCGTTAACCTCTGTTGAGATTTCGCTCTTTGCCGTGGATGAAGCTCACTGCATTTCCCAGTGGGGTCATGACTTTCGCCCGGATTACATGCGCATGGGCGAGGCACTCTCACGCATCGGCAACCCCCTCTGCGCCGCCTTCACTGCAACGGCAACCCCCGACGTGCAGAACGACATTTGCCGCAACCTGCACCTCAAGGCCCCCCAGCGCTTTGTTTCAGGATTTGCGCGCAGCAACCTCACTTTCAATATTCGCCAGTGCAAGGGAAAGTCTGACAAATACCGCCGCATCCGTTCCCTCATCGAAACCCACCAAAACGCCATCATCTACTGCGCAACCCGCAAAAGTGTGGAAGAGGTCGCTGAATGGTTAAACGACGATGGCATTGAACATGTCACCTATCATGGTGGATTATCCGATGCCGACCGCACGGAGGCCCAGGAGCGTTTCATCCAAAAACAATGCCACATTGCCGTGGCCACCAACGCCTTTGGCATGGGCATTGATCGCGACGACATTCGCCTCGTCTGCCACTACGAAATGCCAGGCAGTGTTGAGGCCTACTACCAGGAAGCCGGTCGAGCTGGCAGAGACGGCAAGCCCGGTCATTGCGAGCTGCTCTTCAATTATGCGGACAAGCGCGTGCAGGAATTCTTCGTCGAGGGCGCAAACCCACCCCCTTCGCTCATTCAAAATGTTTATGCACACCTCTTTGCGAAGGCGGATGCAAAACACGAAGTAGCCCTGCCGATTGAGGAACTCACTCAACTGCTTGGCAAGGGGATCAATGGCATGGCAGTCAGCTCCGCGCTGAGCAACCTGCGCCGTCTGGGTCGTATCGAACGCTTTGACATCCCTGGTAGTCGCGTGCGAGGCTCCCGTATCGTCGACCCCAATCTGACACCGGATCGCCTCGAGCTGGATATCCGGGCATTGGACGAAAAGCGAAAGCGGGATGAGCAGAAACTCAAACAGGTGCTCCAGTGGGTCTATGCACAAAACTGCCGACAACAATGGATCCTGCGCTATTTTGGAGAATTGAAGAGTCCTGCGTGCGGTAAATGTGACGCCTGTCAAAATGCCGCATCCTACGAACCCCGGCCCCTCACCGACGAGCAATTGATCGTGCTCAAGAAGGCACTCAGTGGTGTTGCCCGCATGTCGAGCAGGGTTCGTGCTCACCAGTGGCAAGCCCGTTACGGCAGGGATCGCATCATCAAATGCCTGCTGGGAAGTAAGGGAAAAACCATTGTCGACGCAGGTCTCAACCAGCTCACCACCTGGGGAGCACTTGCCGACTATGCACCGTCCTTTGTCAGTGAACTCTTTGACCACATGGCAAGAGAGGGGCTGGTCGAGGTAACTGACGGCGACTATCCACTCCTGCAACTCACCGAATATGGATCGCGGGTGATGTTTGGGGAAATCCTGCCCGAAATGGCATGGCCGGGAAACCAACTCAGCCCCAACTCAAGCGATGCCATCGTCCAGGAGAGTCCGGAGAATATGGATGAGGCACTCTACCAGGCTCTTGTCAAAAAGCGGAACGAATTGGCTCGCGTGCGCAACAATGCACCCTCCTATACCATTTTCCCCAATACCGTACTCAAAAAACTGGCATCCACCAAACCCCTCTCCGAAAGCGAAGCCCTACAGATCAAGGGAATCGGTCCCGCCAAGGCCAAAACCGTGCTCCCCACCTTCCTGCGCATCATCGCCAACCACGAAGCCGCCAAGGGTTCCTTCCGTCTGGCCTGAATGCCTCAGAACGGCATGCCCAGTGCCAAATGAAGTGTACCATTGGGATCTCCATCGCGGGGTTTAAGATTGTGTCCATATTCCAATCGAACCGGACCGATCACCGTCTTCCAGCGCAGTCCGATGCCCACAGATTCGAGAGATTGATCATAACCTGCCACCACGCTGCGAACCGAGCTTCCCAACCAATCGTAAAACAGGACTGCAGAAATGGAGTCGGTCAGGAATTGCTCAAGCTCCAGATTCAACAATATGTTGCTCCGCGCACCAACAAGGAAGCCCTCAGCATCCCGTGGAGCAGCTTCTCCGCGCTGGTAGCCCCGGATCGAGTCATCTCCTCCAGGGAAATATAGTTTATTCGTCGGAATGAAATTGTTACCCGATCCTGAAGCGACTAGCCAGCCATGGCTCAATCCCGCGTGCCAAAACAATCCATTGCCAAAGCGGCCGTGCTGTGAGTAACCGATTTCAACATTCCAGAAGTTTACATTCCCTCCCAGGCGTTCATCCGCCCATTCCACATTGCTGAAGACTCGATAGCCGTCCTGCGGAGTGATCGGACTGTCCCGTTGATCGCGGTTCAAGCGTAGCGAAAGACTGCCAACCCTCGAGTTCTCATCTGACAAAACTGTTCGTCCCTGGCGGTCCACACTCTCGAGCACCTGGATGGCATAAACCCATGACGAGTCCAGACCTATGCGTTCGAATCGCTTCGTGATACCCAAATCGATGCCTTGCTCTCTTCGGTCAAACGAAACTTCCTCACGCTTCAACGCAAAGGTACGAAAATTCAGATTCACTCCCGAACGCCGAATATCAGGAATGGTATAAACGGCTTCGCCAAACTGACTTTTCATCGACACAACCGTTCGCAAAAGAGCTTGGTGAGCCTGTCCCCAAAGGTTGTCGCGCTTGAGCGTCGAACCCAGTCGCAATTGCTCGTATGACCCCCACCCCGCCATCAGATCCATTGTCCAGGGATAGCGTTCCTGCAGGGTGAACCGCACCGGTCGTTCCAGTTCGCCAGGCACAACCTGAAGATCAACCCGGTCAAACAGGCCCGTCCGGGAAAGTGTCAGACGATCAGCATCCAGCTCAACTGGGTTCAGCCAGTCGCCCGGTTGCAGGTTCAACTTTTTGCGGATAAAACTTTCCCGTGTCTCCTGTAATCCATCGAGTGTAATCGGCCCAACCCGAACTCTCGGTCCCGGGTTCACTTTTAGATACAAACGATGCATCACTGGCGGCCCTGCCTCCACCACCTCCTGAGTCACCTCCATGGAGACATCCGGATATCCCTTCTCATAAAACACGTTGCGGACCGTATTGATCAGATCCTGCCGCACAACACGGGTATAAGGTTGCCCCACCCAGGGCTCAAACGAAATAGAGGGATACTCAACGTGCTCATCGCTGAGATCGACATCGACTGCGGCAAGCCGGTGCATCGGACCCGGAACCACACGCACGACTGTGTATACAGCACCAGTTTCCATGTCCATCTGTTGAACCACTCCAAACACCTTCGCATTGCGATACCCCCGCAGCGAGAGCTGGGTTTCCAGATTGCGGCTGCTTTTTTCAAACTTTCCCGGATGGAAAAGCCGCACTCGGTCGGACTGAAACAGCATGGTTGGTTTATAGTAGAAGGACTCAATCCAATCGCTTTCCAATCCGCCATCCTCTTCGATCTCAAAGCGGTCAAAATAAAACACGGGTCCGGGAATCACTTCAAAGCGAACTTCCCTTAACGTCACATCCTTTTCAAAAAAGGTCTCCAGGTCCCGATCCCACCTCATCGTCCATGACGCATCAGCCGGGGCATTTGCTTCGGATTGCAACTCCGTCAAGTGAGTAACCACACTCGCATCAAGAAACCCTTTCTGCTGCATGGAATTGAGGATGACCATGACTGCATCCTCCACATCATTGGCACTCAGTGGTGCTGCTTCGGGCAACATCAGTTCGAGCTGACGCTGAATCCTCCGATTGTTCAACCATCCGGCACCTTCAACCGACCACAGAAATTCCGATGCATGGGAGGCTACCACTGAAACCAGCAGAAGGCACAGCGCCATCGCATTCCTGACAATGTTGGATCTAGGATTCATCGGATTCTCCTTCTTCGGTTGCTACCCCTGGGCTGGATCTGCGTTTGGCAGGATCAAGAATGCGCCAGCGGATTCCAGCATTCCAGTTGTCATACTCATCGTATTCCCCGAGCAGCTGAAACTCCTCATTGAGTTCAAACTCGAGTTCAAGGGTCTCCCGTCCCCGTCGCGATAACTGGTTTCCCCACTGCATTTCCAGTCGACTGAGCAATCCTGAAGAATCCCCCGCTCCCAGCAACCCCGAGGAGAGATAAGTCCCGATCTTTGAAGCACGCTGCGTACTGCTGTATTCGACACGGCCTGCGGGGTCTATTCCGGCCACGACCATCATCAGGATTTGGTCCTGACTCAAGGATGGAGCAGCACTGAAACTCAATTCCGGTTCCAATGCGCTTCCCGTCAGAAGCATCTGCAACTGATAGTCGAGTCGGCTGGAAGTGGCGCGCAACTCGAGTCGGGGAACGTAAGGATCGTTGCGGTTGAGCTGTACCACGCCTTGCTCCACATCAAAAACCGCAAACGGGAACTTCACACTGCCTTCCTGAAACC
Protein-coding sequences here:
- a CDS encoding BamA/TamA family outer membrane protein; protein product: MNPRSNIVRNAMALCLLLVSVVASHASEFLWSVEGAGWLNNRRIQRQLELMLPEAAPLSANDVEDAVMVILNSMQQKGFLDASVVTHLTELQSEANAPADASWTMRWDRDLETFFEKDVTLREVRFEVIPGPVFYFDRFEIEEDGGLESDWIESFYYKPTMLFQSDRVRLFHPGKFEKSSRNLETQLSLRGYRNAKVFGVVQQMDMETGAVYTVVRVVPGPMHRLAAVDVDLSDEHVEYPSISFEPWVGQPYTRVVRQDLINTVRNVFYEKGYPDVSMEVTQEVVEAGPPVMHRLYLKVNPGPRVRVGPITLDGLQETRESFIRKKLNLQPGDWLNPVELDADRLTLSRTGLFDRVDLQVVPGELERPVRFTLQERYPWTMDLMAGWGSYEQLRLGSTLKRDNLWGQAHQALLRTVVSMKSQFGEAVYTIPDIRRSGVNLNFRTFALKREEVSFDRREQGIDLGITKRFERIGLDSSWVYAIQVLESVDRQGRTVLSDENSRVGSLSLRLNRDQRDSPITPQDGYRVFSNVEWADERLGGNVNFWNVEIGYSQHGRFGNGLFWHAGLSHGWLVASGSGNNFIPTNKLYFPGGDDSIRGYQRGEAAPRDAEGFLVGARSNILLNLELEQFLTDSISAVLFYDWLGSSVRSVVAGYDQSLESVGIGLRWKTVIGPVRLEYGHNLKPRDGDPNGTLHLALGMPF
- a CDS encoding RecQ family ATP-dependent DNA helicase, whose product is MPASPEQALKRHFQLDRFRSPQREIIQSILDGKPTLVIMPTGGGKSLCYQLPAMLLPGVTLVISPLIALMKDQVDALQQRGIPAAMINSSQSWPEQRSILESLKRKELKLLYVAPERFRAQSFVDALTSVEISLFAVDEAHCISQWGHDFRPDYMRMGEALSRIGNPLCAAFTATATPDVQNDICRNLHLKAPQRFVSGFARSNLTFNIRQCKGKSDKYRRIRSLIETHQNAIIYCATRKSVEEVAEWLNDDGIEHVTYHGGLSDADRTEAQERFIQKQCHIAVATNAFGMGIDRDDIRLVCHYEMPGSVEAYYQEAGRAGRDGKPGHCELLFNYADKRVQEFFVEGANPPPSLIQNVYAHLFAKADAKHEVALPIEELTQLLGKGINGMAVSSALSNLRRLGRIERFDIPGSRVRGSRIVDPNLTPDRLELDIRALDEKRKRDEQKLKQVLQWVYAQNCRQQWILRYFGELKSPACGKCDACQNAASYEPRPLTDEQLIVLKKALSGVARMSSRVRAHQWQARYGRDRIIKCLLGSKGKTIVDAGLNQLTTWGALADYAPSFVSELFDHMAREGLVEVTDGDYPLLQLTEYGSRVMFGEILPEMAWPGNQLSPNSSDAIVQESPENMDEALYQALVKKRNELARVRNNAPSYTIFPNTVLKKLASTKPLSESEALQIKGIGPAKAKTVLPTFLRIIANHEAAKGSFRLA